The Oncorhynchus keta strain PuntledgeMale-10-30-2019 chromosome 17, Oket_V2, whole genome shotgun sequence genome has a window encoding:
- the ppfibp1b gene encoding liprin-beta-1b isoform X8 — MAEVSNLKLNSFEKDRLHFDFSDNEDMVLEMNELRYRVTEMESERVQYEKKLKSTKSLMAKLSSLKIKVGQMQYEKQRKENKLQALKDELAMLRRHLEGRDGELRRLHDETGFRGITPVGMDSGDRVSHPDETLKLRLKEKHVEVQRMKKAVESLMAANEEKDRKIEELRQSLLRYKKVQDRSSMQGKKEKTQDCESDESNSDSSLSVMSMTTTLVAMESERHALAGDEEVAGKSPDELEMHYGATEVSSPTPSPSVQSACDPKRGPELDQPEPESKAGGQEESQEAPLSCDTPQTLDSPNSGSQDNLYVSNSEKLFSATVQNKAVEEISKISERPPKSPSSSHPVTTEDDRFGNKKARSSFGRGFFKVKGGKRTASTPNLAETEREEGTDHLDLAGLPQRSANSDSTNTLTSVTSTTSPECKKKSKGIKGLFGKLRRSQSTTFNLDDNLSEAVEFKRGGVRATAGPRLGWSRDLQRLPKNDLDTPFARWSKEQVCDWLQEQGLGLYLNMARMWISSGQTLLQGSQQDLERELGIKHPLHRKKLQLALQALGSEEDDNKGKLDYNWVTRWLDDIGLPQYKTQFDEGRVDGRMLHYMTVNDLLSLKVGSVLHHLSIKRAIQVLRLNNYEPNCLRRRPSDENNITPAEISQWTNHRVMEWLRSVDLAEYAPNLRGSGVHGGLMVLEPRFNVETMALLLNIPPNKTLLRRHLATHFNLLVGSEAQGLKQDCLENPDYTLLTATAKVKPRKMSFGSFGSLRKKRQDDNEEYVCPMDVEMPKGRSFQKGYELQLYEDDIDRLEQMEDSEGTVRQIGAFSEGIQNLTSMLKDDEFFKEISNSPNPSITDDDSNM, encoded by the exons ATGGCCGAGGTGTCCAACCTGAAGCTGAACTCATTTGAGAAGGACAGACTGCACTTTGACTTTAGCGACAATGAG GACATGGTTCTGGAGATGAATGAACTGAGGTACAGAGTGACTGAGATGGAGAGTGAAAGAGTACAGTATGAGAAGAAACTGAAATCCACTAAG TCATTAATGGCCAAGCTTTCTAGCCTGAAAATCAAAGTGGGCCAGATGCAGTATGAGAAACAGAGGAAGGAAAACAAACTGCAGGCCCTGAAG GATGAGCTGGCAATGCTGAGGAGGCATCTGGAGGGAAGGGACGGAGAGCTGAGGAGGTTACACGACGAGACTGGGTTCAGAGGCATTACACCGgttggaatggacagtggagacAGAG TCTCTCACCCAGATGAAACTCTTAAATTGAGGCTGAAAGAGAAAC ATGTGGAAGTGCAGAGAATGAAAAAAGCAGTGGAATCACTGATGGCAGCCAATGAGGAGAAG GATCGTAAAATTGAGGAGTTGAGGCAGTCGCTGCTGCGCTACAAGAAGGTCCAGGACAGGAGTTCAATGCAAGGGAAGAAAG AGAAAACCCAAGACTGCGAGAGTGACGAGAGTAACAGCGACAGCTCCCTCTCCGTGATGTCAATGACAACCACCCTGGTTGCCATGGAGTCGGAGAGGCACGCTCTAGCCGGAGACGAGGAAGTAGCAGGGAAAAGCCCAGACGAG CTGGAGATGCACTATGGAGCTACTGAAGTGTCTTCGCCCACACCCAGCCCTTCAGTCCAGTCAGCATGCGATCCAAAAAGGGGGCCAGAGCTGGACCAACCTGAACCAGAGAG CAAGGCAGGGGGCCAGGAAGAGTCACAGGAGGCCCCCCTTTCATGTGATACTCCACA GACCCTAGATAGCCCCAATTCAGGGAGTCAGGACAACTTGTATGTCAGCAACAGCGAAAAG CTCTTTTCTGCTACTGTTCAGAATAAGGCTGTGGAGGAGATCAGTAAGATCAGCGAGCGCCCGCCCAAGTCTCCCTCTTCGTCTCACCCAGTGACCACGGAGGATGACCGCTTCGGTAACAAGAAGGCTCGCTCCTCCTTTGGCCGGGGCTTCTTCAAGGTCAAGGGAGGCAAGAGGACAGCCAGCACCCCTAACCTGG ctgagacagagcgagaggagggCACTGACCATCTGGACCTGGCCGGTCTACCCCAGAGGTCAGCCAACAGCGACagcaccaacacactgaccaGTGTGACCTCCACTACATCCCCTGAGTGCAAGAAGAAGTCCAAGGGAATCAAGGGGCTCTTTGGAAA GCTGAGGAGAAGTCAGTCCACCACATTCAACCTGGATGACAACCTATCAGAGGCGGTCGAGTTCAAGAGAGGCGGAGTCCGAGCCACAGCAGGTCCCAGACTGGGCTGGTCCCGTGACCTACAGCGATTACCCAAGAA TGACCTGGACACCCCGTTTGCCCGCTGGTCCAAGGAGCAGGTGTGTGACTGGCTGCAGGAGCAGGGACTGGGGCTCTACCTGAACATGGCCCGCATGTGGATCTCTTCTGGACAGACTCTGCTGCAGGGCTCACAGCAGGACCTAGAGAGG gagcTGGGCATTAAACACCCGCTGCACAGGAAGAAACTCCAACTGGCCCTGCAGGCCCTGGGCTCTGAGGAGGATGACAACAAGGGCAAACTGGACTACAACTGGGTGACTA GGTGGCTGGATGACATTGGCCTGCCTCAGTATAAGACCCAGTTTGATGAGGGGAGGGTGGACGGCCGCATGCTACACTACATGACAGTA AATGACCTGCTATCTCTGAAGGTGGGCAGTGTGCTCCACCACCTCAGCATCAAGAGAGCCATTCAGGTGCTGCGCCTCAACAACTACGAGCCCAACTGCCTGCGCCGACGGCCCTCTGACGAG AACAACATCACGCCAGCAGAGATCTCCCAGTGGACCAATCACAGAGTGATGGAATGGCTGAGATCAGTGGACCTGGCGGAGTATGCCCCCAACCTGAGGGGCAGCGGCGTTCACGGGGGACTCATG GTGCTGGAGCCACGGTTCAACGTGGAGACTATGGCCCTGCTGCTGAATATTCCCCCCAACAAGACCCTGCTGCGGAGGCACCTGGCCACCCACTTCAACCTGCTGGTGGGCTCTGAGGCCCAGGGGCTCAAACAGGATTGTCTGGAGAATCCTGACTACACCCTGCTCACCGCCACCGCCAAGGTCAAG CCGAGGAAGATGTCGTTCGGGAGCTTCGGCAGCCTGAGGAAGAAGAGGCAGGATGACAATGAGGAGTATGTCTGCCCCATGGACGTGGAGATGCCAAAGGGACGTAGCTTCCAGAAAGGCTATGAGCTCCAGCTCTACGAGGACGACATTGACCGGCTAGAGCAG ATGGAGGACTCAGAGGGAACTGTGAGGCAGATCGGAGCTTTCTCAGAGGGCATCCAAAACTTGACG AGCATGCTGAAAGACGATGAATTTTTCAAGGAGATCTCCAACTCACCCAACCCCAGCATAACAGATGACGATTCCAACATGTGA
- the ppfibp1b gene encoding liprin-beta-1b isoform X3, translating to MMSDASDMLAAALEQMDGIIAGSKAMDYSNGLFDCQSPTSPFMGSLRALNLLEDLQGVLELMDTEEREGLRCQIPDATADSLVDWLQQGHLMSNGHHISMGGDLYQERLSRLEGDKESLVLQVSVLTDQVEAQGEKIRDLDMCLDEHRQKLNATEDMLQQELLCRTALETQKQDLMAEVSNLKLNSFEKDRLHFDFSDNEDMVLEMNELRYRVTEMESERVQYEKKLKSTKSLMAKLSSLKIKVGQMQYEKQRKENKLQALKDELAMLRRHLEGRDGELRRLHDETGFRGITPVGMDSGDRDVEVQRMKKAVESLMAANEEKDRKIEELRQSLLRYKKVQDRSSMQGKKEKTQDCESDESNSDSSLSVMSMTTTLVAMESERHALAGDEEVAGKSPDELEMHYGATEVSSPTPSPSVQSACDPKRGPELDQPEPESKAGGQEESQEAPLSCDTPQTLDSPNSGSQDNLYVSNSEKLFSATVQNKAVEEISKISERPPKSPSSSHPVTTEDDRFGNKKARSSFGRGFFKVKGGKRTASTPNLAETEREEGTDHLDLAGLPQRSANSDSTNTLTSVTSTTSPECKKKSKGIKGLFGKLRRSQSTTFNLDDNLSEAVEFKRGGVRATAGPRLGWSRDLQRLPKNDLDTPFARWSKEQVCDWLQEQGLGLYLNMARMWISSGQTLLQGSQQDLERELGIKHPLHRKKLQLALQALGSEEDDNKGKLDYNWVTRWLDDIGLPQYKTQFDEGRVDGRMLHYMTVNDLLSLKVGSVLHHLSIKRAIQVLRLNNYEPNCLRRRPSDENNITPAEISQWTNHRVMEWLRSVDLAEYAPNLRGSGVHGGLMVLEPRFNVETMALLLNIPPNKTLLRRHLATHFNLLVGSEAQGLKQDCLENPDYTLLTATAKVKPRKMSFGSFGSLRKKRQDDNEEYVCPMDVEMPKGRSFQKGYELQLYEDDIDRLEQMEDSEGTVRQIGAFSEGIQNLTSMLKDDEFFKEISNSPNPSITDDDSNM from the exons ATGATGTCTGATGCCAGTGacatgttggcagcagccttGGAGCAGATGGATGGGATAATAGCAG GCTCCAAGGCTATGGACTACTCTAACGGGCTGTTTGACTGCCAGTCGCCCACCTCTCCCTTCATGGGCAGCCTGCGGGCGCTGAACCTGCTGGAGGACCTCCAGGGCGTGCTGGAGCTAatggacacagaggagagggagggcctGCGCTGCCAGATCCCTGACGCCACCGCAGACAGCCTGGTGGACTGGCTGCAGCAGGGACACCTGATG TCCAATGGTCACCACATCTCCATGGGTGGGGACCTCTACCAGGAGAGACTGTCTCGGCTGGAGGGTGACAAGGAATCCCTGGTGCTTCAG gtgagtgtgttgacagaccaggtagaggCGCAGGGGGAGAAGATAAGGGACTTGGACATGTGTCTGGATGAGCACCGGCAGAAACTGAACGCCACTGAGGATATGCTGCAACAG GAACTCCTGTGCAGAACGGCTCTAGAGACTCAGAAACAGGACCTGATGGCCGAGGTGTCCAACCTGAAGCTGAACTCATTTGAGAAGGACAGACTGCACTTTGACTTTAGCGACAATGAG GACATGGTTCTGGAGATGAATGAACTGAGGTACAGAGTGACTGAGATGGAGAGTGAAAGAGTACAGTATGAGAAGAAACTGAAATCCACTAAG TCATTAATGGCCAAGCTTTCTAGCCTGAAAATCAAAGTGGGCCAGATGCAGTATGAGAAACAGAGGAAGGAAAACAAACTGCAGGCCCTGAAG GATGAGCTGGCAATGCTGAGGAGGCATCTGGAGGGAAGGGACGGAGAGCTGAGGAGGTTACACGACGAGACTGGGTTCAGAGGCATTACACCGgttggaatggacagtggagacAGAG ATGTGGAAGTGCAGAGAATGAAAAAAGCAGTGGAATCACTGATGGCAGCCAATGAGGAGAAG GATCGTAAAATTGAGGAGTTGAGGCAGTCGCTGCTGCGCTACAAGAAGGTCCAGGACAGGAGTTCAATGCAAGGGAAGAAAG AGAAAACCCAAGACTGCGAGAGTGACGAGAGTAACAGCGACAGCTCCCTCTCCGTGATGTCAATGACAACCACCCTGGTTGCCATGGAGTCGGAGAGGCACGCTCTAGCCGGAGACGAGGAAGTAGCAGGGAAAAGCCCAGACGAG CTGGAGATGCACTATGGAGCTACTGAAGTGTCTTCGCCCACACCCAGCCCTTCAGTCCAGTCAGCATGCGATCCAAAAAGGGGGCCAGAGCTGGACCAACCTGAACCAGAGAG CAAGGCAGGGGGCCAGGAAGAGTCACAGGAGGCCCCCCTTTCATGTGATACTCCACA GACCCTAGATAGCCCCAATTCAGGGAGTCAGGACAACTTGTATGTCAGCAACAGCGAAAAG CTCTTTTCTGCTACTGTTCAGAATAAGGCTGTGGAGGAGATCAGTAAGATCAGCGAGCGCCCGCCCAAGTCTCCCTCTTCGTCTCACCCAGTGACCACGGAGGATGACCGCTTCGGTAACAAGAAGGCTCGCTCCTCCTTTGGCCGGGGCTTCTTCAAGGTCAAGGGAGGCAAGAGGACAGCCAGCACCCCTAACCTGG ctgagacagagcgagaggagggCACTGACCATCTGGACCTGGCCGGTCTACCCCAGAGGTCAGCCAACAGCGACagcaccaacacactgaccaGTGTGACCTCCACTACATCCCCTGAGTGCAAGAAGAAGTCCAAGGGAATCAAGGGGCTCTTTGGAAA GCTGAGGAGAAGTCAGTCCACCACATTCAACCTGGATGACAACCTATCAGAGGCGGTCGAGTTCAAGAGAGGCGGAGTCCGAGCCACAGCAGGTCCCAGACTGGGCTGGTCCCGTGACCTACAGCGATTACCCAAGAA TGACCTGGACACCCCGTTTGCCCGCTGGTCCAAGGAGCAGGTGTGTGACTGGCTGCAGGAGCAGGGACTGGGGCTCTACCTGAACATGGCCCGCATGTGGATCTCTTCTGGACAGACTCTGCTGCAGGGCTCACAGCAGGACCTAGAGAGG gagcTGGGCATTAAACACCCGCTGCACAGGAAGAAACTCCAACTGGCCCTGCAGGCCCTGGGCTCTGAGGAGGATGACAACAAGGGCAAACTGGACTACAACTGGGTGACTA GGTGGCTGGATGACATTGGCCTGCCTCAGTATAAGACCCAGTTTGATGAGGGGAGGGTGGACGGCCGCATGCTACACTACATGACAGTA AATGACCTGCTATCTCTGAAGGTGGGCAGTGTGCTCCACCACCTCAGCATCAAGAGAGCCATTCAGGTGCTGCGCCTCAACAACTACGAGCCCAACTGCCTGCGCCGACGGCCCTCTGACGAG AACAACATCACGCCAGCAGAGATCTCCCAGTGGACCAATCACAGAGTGATGGAATGGCTGAGATCAGTGGACCTGGCGGAGTATGCCCCCAACCTGAGGGGCAGCGGCGTTCACGGGGGACTCATG GTGCTGGAGCCACGGTTCAACGTGGAGACTATGGCCCTGCTGCTGAATATTCCCCCCAACAAGACCCTGCTGCGGAGGCACCTGGCCACCCACTTCAACCTGCTGGTGGGCTCTGAGGCCCAGGGGCTCAAACAGGATTGTCTGGAGAATCCTGACTACACCCTGCTCACCGCCACCGCCAAGGTCAAG CCGAGGAAGATGTCGTTCGGGAGCTTCGGCAGCCTGAGGAAGAAGAGGCAGGATGACAATGAGGAGTATGTCTGCCCCATGGACGTGGAGATGCCAAAGGGACGTAGCTTCCAGAAAGGCTATGAGCTCCAGCTCTACGAGGACGACATTGACCGGCTAGAGCAG ATGGAGGACTCAGAGGGAACTGTGAGGCAGATCGGAGCTTTCTCAGAGGGCATCCAAAACTTGACG AGCATGCTGAAAGACGATGAATTTTTCAAGGAGATCTCCAACTCACCCAACCCCAGCATAACAGATGACGATTCCAACATGTGA